The following are encoded in a window of Brevibacillus ruminantium genomic DNA:
- a CDS encoding L-lactate MFS transporter yields the protein MEQKLKNRWLIAAAAVGIHLSIGSVYAWSVFTNPIKDQYGWELKQVQLAFSIAILFLGLSAAFLGHYVEKHGPRKAGILASIFFGIGITGSGIAMKMGSLPLLYLCYGVLGGIGLGVGYITPVSTLVKWFPDRRGLATGLAIMGFGFASMIAGPIIQALIESVGIPNTFFILGIIYFIVMFASAQYLAPPPQGWVPKGYSAEASAGQKQIKKDLCQLTANEAVKTRRFYWLWLMLFINVTCGIAIISVASPMAQEIAGMSVGMAATMVGLNGLFNGAGRIGWASMSDFIGRPNTYTAFFAIQIVLFFLLPSLTMQTLFMIAMFIIMTCYGGGFASIPAYIGDLFGTKQLGAIHGYVLTAWAAAGLAGPIFAAWVREKTGSYTGTLSVFVGMFVVALLISLIVRLDIKKLKDEAARKENSVELAS from the coding sequence ATGGAGCAAAAACTGAAGAACCGCTGGCTGATCGCAGCGGCTGCGGTGGGCATCCACCTCTCTATCGGTTCGGTGTACGCCTGGAGCGTTTTTACCAACCCGATCAAGGACCAGTACGGCTGGGAACTGAAACAGGTACAATTGGCATTTAGTATCGCGATTTTGTTCCTCGGTCTGTCTGCCGCGTTTCTCGGTCACTATGTAGAGAAACACGGACCGCGCAAGGCAGGAATCTTGGCTTCTATCTTTTTCGGAATAGGGATTACAGGATCAGGGATTGCGATGAAAATGGGAAGTCTGCCGCTGCTCTATCTCTGCTATGGCGTATTGGGCGGAATCGGTTTGGGCGTCGGTTATATTACACCGGTCTCCACACTGGTAAAATGGTTCCCGGACCGCCGCGGTTTGGCAACGGGTTTGGCCATCATGGGCTTCGGCTTTGCGTCGATGATTGCAGGTCCGATTATTCAGGCGCTGATTGAAAGCGTTGGCATTCCGAACACATTCTTTATCCTGGGTATTATCTATTTCATCGTGATGTTTGCCTCTGCTCAATACCTCGCTCCACCGCCGCAGGGCTGGGTGCCGAAGGGATACTCTGCAGAAGCGAGTGCAGGACAAAAGCAAATCAAAAAAGATCTCTGCCAGCTTACTGCCAATGAAGCGGTAAAAACAAGAAGATTCTACTGGCTGTGGCTGATGCTCTTTATCAACGTAACCTGTGGGATTGCGATTATCTCGGTTGCATCGCCGATGGCGCAGGAAATCGCCGGCATGTCTGTCGGTATGGCTGCTACCATGGTAGGGCTCAACGGTTTGTTTAACGGAGCCGGACGGATCGGCTGGGCGTCCATGTCCGATTTTATCGGGCGTCCCAATACCTATACCGCCTTTTTCGCGATTCAAATCGTACTGTTCTTCCTGCTGCCAAGTCTGACCATGCAGACGCTTTTCATGATCGCCATGTTTATCATCATGACCTGCTACGGCGGAGGATTCGCCTCCATCCCGGCCTACATCGGCGACCTGTTTGGAACCAAGCAGCTCGGCGCTATCCACGGCTACGTCCTGACGGCGTGGGCAGCAGCCGGATTGGCTGGTCCAATCTTTGCAGCCTGGGTTCGTGAAAAAACAGGCAGCTACACAGGCACACTGTCTGTCTTTGTGGGGATGTTTGTGGTTGCGCTGCTCATCTCGCTGATTGTGCGTCTCGATATCAAAAAACTCAAGGATGAAGCGGCAAGGAAAGAAAACTCTGTTGAACTGGCCAGCTAG
- a CDS encoding FdhF/YdeP family oxidoreductase, which produces MGKTKHTGPIKLDTSWKPSLWSSLVPMGLGKVKPHHIRDTMKVIYENRDNLGYAYRILTQGVCDGCALGVSGLYDQTLSGPHLCTTRLNVLRLNTMPAIEPKWLENVAELKKLSSTELRKLGRIPYPLSRKPGENKFTRISWEEALNRIATKIRAVSPKQIAFFLTSRGITNEVYYTAGKMARFLGTNNIDNSSRICHSPSKTALKRSLGIGASSCNYKDWIGTDVLVFWGSVPANNQPVSTKYMYAAKKAGTKIILINPYREPAMENYWIPSVPDSALFGTKIVDDFYQVNIGGDIAFMNGVMKIWFEMEEAQPGSAIDHRFLQEHANGLEELRAHVKAQEWAALEKSAGMGRERMEEFAQLIAGAKSGVFVWSMGLTQHRFATDNISQVANLAILRGFIGREHCGLMPIRGHSGVQGSGEMGADPFSLPGGDFDEPNRQRVEKVWGFPVPDWQGDIVGVSLENALLPSGHERKTRLLYTSGGNFLETMPDPAFMENCLKNMEMRVHQDIIFNTSTLVDAKEEVIVLPAMTRYEQPGGGTSTSTERMVYYSPEVEGPRIGEARAEWEIYVSLAARVDPKRKHLMQFASTEEIRKEIALANPHYDGIQHLKQKGDVFQWGGAWLCEGGICPTPDERARLLPIELPELQRPTGQFYVTTRRGKQFNSMIYGEKDPFNAADRYDVLIHPDDAKGLHIREGEAIVVYNQFGVFQGRAKYAETLQGNIQVYWPEGNVLIPKGVYEKFAGIPEYNTAVTVEKADRYTAGKDLKCREKRVDDLEVDVS; this is translated from the coding sequence ATGGGCAAGACGAAACATACAGGTCCCATCAAGCTGGATACGTCATGGAAACCGTCCTTGTGGTCATCTTTGGTGCCGATGGGGTTGGGAAAAGTAAAGCCGCATCATATTCGGGACACGATGAAGGTCATCTATGAAAACAGAGACAATCTGGGCTACGCGTACCGAATCCTGACGCAGGGTGTCTGTGACGGATGTGCGCTGGGTGTATCCGGTCTGTATGATCAGACTCTGAGCGGTCCGCATTTGTGCACAACACGGCTCAACGTCCTGCGGCTCAATACGATGCCAGCCATCGAACCGAAATGGCTGGAAAACGTGGCGGAGCTAAAGAAGCTGTCCAGTACCGAGCTTCGCAAGCTGGGCCGGATTCCGTACCCGCTTTCCCGAAAGCCGGGTGAAAACAAGTTTACGAGAATCAGTTGGGAAGAAGCGCTGAACCGGATCGCGACCAAGATCAGAGCCGTTTCTCCCAAACAGATCGCTTTTTTCCTGACATCTCGCGGCATTACCAACGAGGTTTATTACACGGCAGGCAAAATGGCCCGTTTTCTCGGGACGAACAATATCGACAATTCATCCAGAATTTGCCATTCGCCCAGTAAAACGGCATTGAAACGTTCGCTGGGGATCGGCGCATCCAGCTGCAACTACAAGGACTGGATCGGCACAGATGTCCTCGTCTTTTGGGGATCAGTACCGGCCAATAATCAGCCTGTGTCCACCAAGTACATGTACGCGGCCAAAAAAGCAGGGACGAAGATCATCCTGATCAATCCCTACCGGGAGCCGGCCATGGAGAACTACTGGATTCCTTCAGTTCCCGACAGCGCGCTTTTTGGCACCAAGATCGTCGATGATTTCTATCAGGTGAACATTGGCGGAGACATCGCTTTTATGAATGGAGTCATGAAAATCTGGTTCGAGATGGAGGAAGCGCAGCCCGGCTCAGCCATCGACCATCGATTTTTGCAGGAGCACGCCAACGGTCTGGAGGAGCTGCGGGCGCATGTGAAGGCGCAGGAGTGGGCAGCGCTGGAAAAGTCAGCGGGCATGGGCCGGGAGCGAATGGAGGAGTTTGCCCAGTTGATCGCCGGAGCCAAATCAGGTGTCTTTGTCTGGTCGATGGGCTTGACGCAGCATCGTTTTGCGACGGACAACATCTCCCAGGTAGCCAATTTGGCGATATTGCGCGGCTTCATCGGGAGAGAGCACTGCGGCTTGATGCCGATTCGGGGCCATTCCGGCGTACAAGGCTCGGGTGAGATGGGCGCCGATCCCTTCAGCTTGCCGGGCGGTGATTTTGACGAGCCAAACAGACAGCGCGTGGAAAAGGTTTGGGGCTTTCCGGTCCCGGATTGGCAAGGAGATATCGTCGGCGTTTCCCTGGAAAATGCTTTGCTGCCAAGCGGTCATGAGCGCAAGACGCGCCTGTTGTACACGAGCGGCGGCAATTTTCTGGAGACGATGCCTGATCCGGCTTTCATGGAAAATTGCCTGAAAAACATGGAAATGCGTGTGCATCAGGATATTATTTTCAACACCTCCACACTGGTTGATGCCAAGGAGGAGGTGATCGTGCTGCCGGCGATGACGCGCTATGAGCAGCCGGGCGGAGGAACCTCGACGAGTACGGAGCGCATGGTCTATTACAGTCCGGAGGTAGAAGGACCGCGCATCGGGGAAGCCCGGGCAGAGTGGGAAATCTACGTCAGTCTGGCAGCGCGAGTCGATCCGAAGCGAAAGCATCTCATGCAGTTTGCGAGCACCGAGGAGATACGCAAAGAAATCGCGCTCGCCAATCCCCACTACGACGGGATTCAGCATCTGAAGCAAAAAGGAGATGTCTTTCAGTGGGGCGGAGCCTGGCTGTGCGAGGGCGGGATTTGTCCGACGCCCGACGAACGGGCCCGGCTGCTTCCGATCGAACTGCCGGAGCTGCAGCGGCCGACGGGACAATTTTACGTTACGACCCGCAGGGGAAAGCAGTTCAACTCCATGATCTACGGGGAAAAGGACCCTTTTAATGCAGCGGATCGCTATGATGTGCTGATCCATCCTGATGACGCCAAGGGCTTGCACATCCGCGAAGGAGAAGCGATCGTGGTCTACAATCAGTTCGGTGTCTTTCAGGGCAGGGCGAAATACGCGGAAACCCTGCAGGGGAACATACAGGTGTACTGGCCAGAGGGGAATGTCCTCATCCCTAAAGGTGTATATGAAAAATTTGCGGGCATCCCCGAATACAATACAGCGGTTACGGTGGAAAAAGCAGATCGTTATACGGCTGGGAAGGATTTAAAATGTCGGGAAAAGCGGGTAGACGATCTGGAGGTCGATGTAAGCTGA
- a CDS encoding molybdopterin molybdotransferase MoeA: MRFQRQTISVEEAVKILLSDLETPREEQVGIYEAAGRILARDITATCDLPPFDRSPLDGFAVRAEDTAGATVDQPVSLEVLETIAAGDVPAKTLTPGTASRIMTGAMLPQGANAVIMFEQTEQPGEWSRQVRVKRSLIAGENLSKQGEEVPIGSIVAKAGERINAGTLAVLATFGYAQVPVVRKPRVGLLSTGPELLEINEPMKPGKIRNSNAIMLAALIAEAGGIPVPLAGLPDELPLVKRQLEECLQDVDLLVTSGGVSVGDFDVMAYLADEPDVTLLFNRVAMRPGTPTTALIYQNKRICALSGNPGACFLGAHLFLLPLVRSLSGERHSQAKRIQAVLGETYDKPCPYPRFLRGRLTEEAGQLIFWPDWNHKAGNLCTMSMSESFGIIPPGGRGKQAGELIEVLPHTMPSWSREG; encoded by the coding sequence ATGCGCTTTCAGCGACAGACCATCAGCGTGGAAGAAGCGGTCAAGATACTTTTGTCCGACCTGGAGACACCCAGGGAGGAGCAGGTGGGAATATACGAAGCGGCCGGGCGTATTTTGGCCCGGGATATTACAGCCACCTGCGATTTGCCGCCATTTGACCGCTCGCCGCTGGACGGTTTTGCGGTGAGAGCGGAGGATACGGCTGGGGCCACGGTTGACCAGCCGGTCTCGCTAGAAGTCCTGGAGACGATCGCTGCCGGCGACGTCCCCGCGAAGACCTTGACACCGGGTACGGCCAGCCGCATTATGACAGGCGCGATGCTGCCACAGGGAGCAAATGCGGTCATCATGTTTGAACAGACCGAACAGCCAGGGGAGTGGTCTCGACAAGTGCGGGTCAAACGCTCGCTCATTGCCGGCGAAAACCTTTCCAAACAAGGGGAAGAGGTGCCCATAGGGAGTATCGTCGCCAAAGCGGGAGAGCGGATCAACGCCGGAACGCTGGCAGTTCTCGCTACCTTCGGCTATGCGCAGGTACCGGTGGTGCGCAAGCCGCGTGTCGGTTTGCTATCAACGGGGCCCGAGCTGCTGGAGATCAATGAGCCGATGAAGCCGGGGAAGATTCGCAACAGCAATGCGATTATGCTTGCAGCGCTGATTGCGGAAGCGGGCGGGATACCGGTTCCGCTGGCGGGCCTGCCGGATGAACTGCCGCTGGTAAAAAGGCAGTTGGAAGAGTGTCTGCAGGATGTTGACCTTTTGGTTACCTCCGGCGGGGTCTCTGTCGGAGATTTTGACGTGATGGCTTACCTGGCGGATGAACCCGATGTGACCCTCCTGTTTAACCGCGTAGCCATGCGGCCCGGCACACCGACCACAGCCCTTATCTACCAAAACAAACGGATTTGTGCGCTCTCGGGCAATCCGGGTGCCTGTTTTTTGGGAGCGCATCTGTTTCTCCTGCCGTTGGTGCGCAGCCTATCCGGAGAGCGGCATTCCCAGGCAAAGCGAATCCAGGCGGTGCTGGGGGAGACCTACGACAAGCCTTGTCCCTATCCGCGCTTTTTGCGGGGAAGGCTGACGGAAGAGGCTGGGCAGCTCATCTTCTGGCCGGATTGGAATCATAAGGCAGGCAACCTCTGCACGATGTCAATGAGTGAAAGCTTTGGCATTATTCCCCCCGGGGGCAGAGGGAAGCAGGCGGGAGAGCTGATCGAGGTTCTGCCCCACACCATGCCGAGCTGGAGCAGGGAGGGATAA
- a CDS encoding DUF2294 domain-containing protein translates to MNKYEAEFSNLVRTFRKRHMGKGPSKIVTTFCKNWAICEMEGNLSPVEKFIATADEGKQMLRAARTEMVKEMYRKNRPIEMESFLGAALVDLFVDIDIERDFGMSIFVFDQDIEKKFKNLP, encoded by the coding sequence ATGAATAAATATGAAGCTGAGTTCAGCAATCTGGTCAGAACCTTTCGAAAGCGCCATATGGGCAAGGGGCCGAGCAAGATCGTCACGACCTTTTGTAAAAATTGGGCGATTTGTGAAATGGAGGGGAACCTCTCCCCTGTAGAAAAGTTCATTGCGACTGCTGATGAAGGGAAACAGATGCTCCGCGCTGCCCGGACGGAAATGGTCAAAGAGATGTATCGCAAAAACCGTCCGATTGAAATGGAGTCGTTTCTGGGTGCGGCTCTCGTAGATTTATTCGTCGATATTGACATTGAACGCGATTTTGGCATGTCCATCTTCGTATTTGACCAGGACATCGAAAAAAAGTTCAAGAATCTGCCGTAA
- the fdhD gene encoding formate dehydrogenase accessory sulfurtransferase FdhD encodes MSQLSQTITRPVLKIQTGQSAWEDDEIVTEYPLTIFLNDEEFATIVCTPSDLEDMVIGFLAAEGAIRSYSDVKQVTIDEGQGFAYVDTHQQTILSQSFYSKRRITSCCGKSRQSFYFFSDARTAKPAEDGVTVTPEQCLQLMNTLQASSDIHRQTGGVHNAALCSPDQVLLQYSDIGRHNALDKIYGYCLRNDIGTADKILTFSGRISSEVLLKAAKIGASIILSKSAPTELALQLAEELNITAIGFIRQDKMNVYTNPQRVILS; translated from the coding sequence ATGTCTCAATTGTCCCAAACCATTACGCGGCCTGTTTTGAAGATACAGACAGGACAGTCCGCCTGGGAGGATGACGAGATCGTTACCGAATACCCCTTAACCATCTTTCTGAATGACGAGGAGTTTGCCACGATTGTCTGCACCCCCTCCGACCTGGAGGACATGGTGATCGGCTTTTTGGCGGCTGAAGGGGCCATTCGATCCTACAGTGATGTCAAACAGGTAACCATTGACGAGGGACAAGGCTTCGCCTACGTCGATACCCATCAGCAGACGATTTTGTCCCAGAGCTTTTACTCCAAGCGGCGCATCACCTCCTGCTGTGGAAAGAGCAGACAGTCCTTCTACTTTTTCAGCGATGCACGGACAGCCAAGCCAGCAGAGGACGGCGTTACCGTCACGCCGGAGCAATGCCTCCAGCTGATGAACACCCTGCAGGCCTCATCGGATATCCACCGTCAGACAGGCGGCGTCCACAACGCTGCTCTCTGCAGCCCGGATCAGGTGCTGCTGCAGTATTCCGACATCGGCAGGCATAATGCACTGGACAAGATCTACGGATACTGTCTGCGCAACGATATCGGGACAGCGGATAAAATTCTCACCTTTAGCGGTCGTATTTCTTCGGAGGTGCTGCTAAAGGCTGCCAAGATCGGAGCCAGCATCATCTTGTCCAAATCCGCACCAACCGAGCTGGCCCTGCAGTTGGCCGAGGAATTGA